One Kribbella sp. NBC_00662 genomic region harbors:
- a CDS encoding universal stress protein: MKKYILVGVDDSPESRLALHWAVDAAKARGTAVRVVRAYLNEASRWPALGVEGYVSPPMPLDKFQDELDEAVRYARDRLGYDGGSGWLADSDPSNAILVEAGQAEMVVVGTRSRNKVSAAVLGSVATAVAAKALCPVVVVRGERRSGPVVVGTDGSADSEDAIAFAFEEAARTGEPLEVVHCWQPQAEHALSIDSTEELLQNWLAESLEPYRDKYPTVKVRASVVEGRASVRLIERSESASLVVVGSRGRGGVTGLLLGSVSQSLLHHADSPVAVVRHHQES; this comes from the coding sequence ATGAAGAAGTACATCCTCGTCGGTGTCGACGACTCGCCTGAGAGCCGGCTCGCCCTGCACTGGGCAGTCGATGCGGCGAAGGCGCGTGGGACCGCGGTGCGGGTGGTGCGGGCCTACTTGAACGAAGCGAGCCGCTGGCCGGCGCTCGGCGTTGAAGGGTACGTCTCGCCGCCGATGCCGCTCGACAAGTTCCAGGACGAGCTCGACGAGGCCGTGCGCTACGCAAGGGACCGGCTGGGGTACGACGGTGGCTCCGGATGGCTGGCGGACTCCGACCCGTCGAACGCGATCCTGGTCGAGGCAGGCCAGGCGGAGATGGTGGTGGTCGGTACCCGATCACGGAACAAGGTCTCCGCGGCTGTGCTCGGCTCGGTGGCGACCGCGGTGGCGGCCAAGGCGCTGTGCCCGGTGGTGGTCGTTCGCGGTGAGCGCCGGAGCGGACCGGTCGTGGTCGGCACCGATGGCTCCGCCGACTCCGAGGACGCGATTGCATTCGCGTTCGAGGAGGCGGCACGCACGGGCGAGCCGCTCGAGGTCGTTCACTGCTGGCAGCCCCAGGCCGAGCATGCCTTGTCGATCGACAGCACCGAGGAGCTGCTGCAGAACTGGCTCGCTGAGAGCCTCGAACCGTACCGGGACAAGTACCCGACGGTGAAGGTGCGCGCATCCGTCGTCGAGGGCCGGGCGAGCGTTCGGCTGATCGAGCGGTCCGAGAGCGCATCCTTGGTCGTCGTCGGCTCGCGTGGCCGCGGCGGCGTAACCGGGCTGCTGCTGGGATCCGTCAGCCAGAGCCTTCTGCACCACGCGGACTCGCCGGTCGCGGTCGTCCGCCACCACCAGGAGTCATGA
- a CDS encoding CBS domain-containing protein yields the protein MMNDYLTVADVMTKDVVAVAADTPFKAVAAVLAEHHISAVPVRSLYGGVAGVVSETDLLRKEEVRRTKHRSHWRHRKEWAKAEALTAGMLMTSPAVTVEGGCTLDEAARLMASREITRLIVTDGDELTGIVARSDLLRAFLATDDEILARVRRDVVDRHLWDDPQAVEVSVQEGVVTLIGQVEKRSTAAFAQELIVGGDGVVGVRNELTWRFDDTARATGVTFY from the coding sequence ATGATGAACGACTACCTGACAGTCGCCGACGTGATGACCAAGGACGTCGTCGCGGTCGCCGCGGACACGCCGTTCAAGGCCGTTGCCGCCGTACTCGCGGAGCACCACATCAGCGCCGTACCCGTGCGCAGCCTGTACGGCGGGGTGGCGGGGGTCGTCTCCGAGACGGACCTGCTGCGCAAGGAGGAGGTCCGGCGCACCAAGCACCGCTCGCACTGGCGGCACCGCAAGGAGTGGGCGAAGGCGGAGGCGCTGACCGCCGGGATGCTGATGACCAGCCCGGCGGTGACCGTCGAAGGCGGTTGCACCCTCGACGAGGCCGCGCGGTTGATGGCGAGCCGCGAGATCACCCGCCTGATCGTCACCGACGGCGACGAACTGACCGGCATCGTGGCGCGGTCCGATCTCCTGCGGGCCTTCCTCGCGACCGACGACGAGATCCTGGCCAGGGTCCGTCGCGATGTCGTCGACCGCCACCTGTGGGACGACCCGCAGGCGGTCGAGGTGTCGGTCCAGGAGGGGGTTGTGACCCTGATCGGTCAGGTGGAGAAGCGGAGCACGGCCGCATTCGCGCAGGAGCTCATCGTCGGTGGAGACGGTGTGGTGGGCGTCCGTAACGAGTTGACCTGGCGCTTCGACGACACCGCCCGCGCCACCGGCGTGACCTTCTACTAG
- a CDS encoding multicopper oxidase domain-containing protein produces the protein MTDNSVSRGLTRRSFLTGAGAAAGVALGGRLLTTSTVMAAPGRTEAASAAATHPVKQVHLVGTDGWVGMPAAPPDPPFFPDPLAPAPFNTYVFGFRDVTGMTSNLVAAQRGKAQISAPMMAFDEEDDVYLTLTNLGLAQRPDLFDGHTLHWHGFVNAIPLFDGVPELSLAVPIGRDLTYFYRPHDAGTYMYHCHFEDVEHVQMGMTGMVFVRPAQNRTPLHPGERYAYNDGDGSTAYDREFAYMITELWSAAHYRDAHIQVNDWTDYDPSFWLLNGRAYPDTIAPNGDPLSTAAGRLQYQPISSLIRCNTGDRVLLRMSNLGYQNHVLTVDNIDLTVVAKDASLLKGRDGTANYLTSNAVEVGPGESRDAIFVAPGPGEYLLYDRKYSYLDNGGGSGYGGMMTKIVVGPPGTYPAQTAANA, from the coding sequence GTGACCGACAACTCTGTGTCGCGTGGACTCACGCGGCGTTCTTTCCTCACCGGAGCGGGTGCGGCCGCGGGCGTGGCACTCGGCGGCCGGCTGCTCACCACCAGCACCGTGATGGCCGCGCCCGGCCGGACCGAGGCCGCATCGGCGGCCGCCACCCACCCGGTCAAGCAGGTCCACCTGGTCGGTACCGACGGCTGGGTCGGCATGCCCGCCGCTCCGCCGGATCCGCCGTTCTTCCCCGATCCGCTGGCACCGGCGCCGTTCAACACCTACGTCTTCGGCTTCCGCGACGTGACCGGGATGACCTCGAACCTGGTGGCGGCCCAGCGCGGCAAGGCGCAGATCAGCGCGCCGATGATGGCGTTCGACGAGGAGGACGACGTCTACCTCACGCTGACCAACCTCGGGCTCGCGCAGCGGCCGGACCTCTTCGACGGCCACACCCTGCACTGGCACGGTTTCGTCAACGCGATCCCGTTGTTCGACGGCGTGCCGGAGCTCTCACTCGCGGTGCCGATCGGCCGGGACCTGACGTACTTCTACCGGCCGCACGACGCCGGCACGTACATGTACCACTGCCACTTCGAGGACGTCGAACACGTCCAGATGGGCATGACCGGCATGGTGTTCGTCCGTCCGGCCCAGAACCGGACGCCGCTCCACCCGGGGGAGCGGTACGCGTACAACGACGGTGACGGCTCGACGGCCTACGACCGGGAGTTCGCGTACATGATCACCGAGCTGTGGTCGGCCGCGCATTACCGCGACGCACACATCCAGGTCAACGACTGGACCGACTACGACCCGAGCTTCTGGCTGCTCAACGGCCGCGCGTACCCGGACACGATCGCGCCGAACGGCGACCCGCTGAGCACCGCGGCCGGCCGGCTGCAGTACCAGCCGATCTCGTCGCTGATCCGCTGCAACACCGGCGACCGGGTGCTGCTGCGGATGTCGAACCTCGGCTACCAGAACCACGTGCTGACGGTGGACAACATCGACCTCACCGTCGTCGCGAAGGACGCGAGCCTGCTCAAGGGGCGCGACGGTACGGCGAACTACCTGACCTCGAACGCGGTCGAGGTCGGCCCGGGGGAGAGCCGCGACGCGATCTTCGTCGCGCCCGGCCCCGGCGAGTACCTGCTCTACGACCGCAAGTACTCCTACCTGGACAACGGCGGGGGCTCCGGCTACGGCGGCATGATGACCAAGATCGTCGTCGGCCCGCCCGGCACCTATCCCGCGCAGACCGCGGCGAACGCATGA
- a CDS encoding multicopper oxidase domain-containing protein codes for MRRLTLQRLLALTAAALLVVTPVVVRTQADAAEMSEGLLCDTDPNQTFSLTASAGYISTPDGNSIYMWSYGNSKRGFQLPGPVLCVESGRPVTVILHNTLPEATSIVFPGQVAVKANGNPAQPQFDSGGSLTSLVQPAAATDGSVTYTFTAGSPGSYLYETGTDVDKQLQMGLYGALVVRPAGHPNQVNDRADSAFANGKEYVYLLSEVDPDVHLAVERNQPVDVNASKSRYFMINGRSMPDTLAPNNAPWLPGQPYGALVHIKPYDSATNPLPATIRYLNAGSVNYPFHPHGSDERVVNRDGHPLQGPAGQDLSYLKYDLDVGPGQSLDVLMDWRDVEHWNATTNPIPTQIPAITDQLLVGPDTWFSESGYLGTKNPVPSNLTQNNECGEYYHIAHSHALEQATNYGAAFGGMMTVFRIDPPAGCESQ; via the coding sequence ATGAGACGACTCACACTCCAACGGCTGCTGGCGCTGACCGCGGCCGCCCTGCTGGTGGTCACACCGGTGGTGGTGCGTACCCAGGCCGACGCCGCGGAGATGTCGGAGGGCCTGCTCTGCGACACCGATCCGAACCAGACGTTCTCGCTGACCGCGAGCGCCGGCTACATCTCGACACCCGACGGCAACTCGATCTACATGTGGAGCTACGGCAACAGCAAGCGGGGCTTCCAGCTGCCCGGTCCGGTGCTGTGTGTCGAGTCCGGCCGGCCGGTGACCGTGATCCTGCACAACACGTTGCCGGAGGCAACGTCAATCGTGTTCCCGGGTCAGGTTGCCGTGAAGGCGAACGGCAACCCCGCGCAACCGCAGTTCGACTCCGGGGGCTCGCTGACCTCACTGGTGCAGCCGGCGGCCGCGACCGACGGGTCGGTGACCTACACCTTCACCGCCGGCAGCCCCGGCAGCTATCTGTACGAGACCGGCACCGACGTCGACAAGCAGCTCCAGATGGGGCTGTACGGTGCACTCGTGGTCCGGCCGGCCGGTCATCCGAACCAGGTCAACGACCGGGCCGACTCCGCCTTCGCCAACGGCAAGGAGTACGTGTACCTGCTGTCCGAGGTCGACCCCGACGTCCATCTGGCGGTCGAGCGGAACCAGCCCGTCGACGTGAACGCCTCGAAGTCGCGGTACTTCATGATCAACGGACGCAGCATGCCGGACACCCTGGCGCCGAACAACGCGCCCTGGCTCCCCGGTCAGCCGTACGGCGCGCTGGTGCACATCAAGCCGTACGACTCGGCCACCAACCCGCTCCCGGCGACGATCCGTTACTTGAACGCCGGCAGTGTGAACTACCCGTTCCACCCGCACGGCAGCGACGAACGAGTCGTGAACCGGGACGGTCATCCGCTGCAGGGACCGGCCGGGCAGGACCTGTCGTACCTGAAGTACGACCTCGACGTCGGACCGGGACAGAGCCTCGACGTGCTGATGGACTGGCGTGACGTCGAGCATTGGAACGCGACCACGAACCCGATCCCGACCCAGATCCCGGCGATCACCGACCAGTTGCTGGTCGGCCCGGACACCTGGTTCTCGGAGAGCGGCTACCTCGGTACCAAGAACCCGGTGCCGTCGAACCTGACACAGAACAACGAGTGCGGCGAGTACTACCACATCGCTCACAGCCACGCGCTCGAGCAGGCGACCAACTACGGGGCAGCCTTCGGCGGCATGATGACGGTCTTCCGCATCGACCCGCCCGCCGGCTGTGAGAGCCAGTGA
- a CDS encoding cation-transporting P-type ATPase → MTATEQQTTDLTTDPREPADRLFRDLRTAPQGLSSREAQRRLETYGPNELTRRRGSSWVGELVRQFTHPLALLLWLAATLAAAGGTGVLAVAIVVVILLNAALAFVQECQAERAVEALAAYLPVLTTAVRDGDVRGVEARSLVPGDLVVIAEGNRVSADVRLVTGAVEIDNSTLTGESVPVVRSADLVDASGNLLDAGDLVFSGTNCTAGEARGVVFATGMHAELGRIAATSQRVTREDSPLEQQVKRVAWLIAAVAVGAGLLFLLLGTTVAGLSLPDALNFAIGLLVANVPEGLLPTITLALAVGVRILARAGAVVKRLSAVETLGSTTVIVRISLPPTSSAA, encoded by the coding sequence GTGACCGCGACCGAGCAGCAGACGACGGACCTGACGACGGACCCCCGCGAACCGGCCGACCGGCTGTTCCGCGATCTCCGGACCGCACCGCAGGGCTTGTCGTCGCGAGAGGCGCAGCGCCGGCTCGAGACCTACGGGCCGAACGAGCTGACCCGGAGACGGGGAAGTAGCTGGGTGGGTGAGCTGGTGCGACAGTTCACCCACCCTTTGGCGTTGCTGCTGTGGCTGGCCGCCACGCTCGCGGCTGCCGGCGGTACGGGCGTTCTGGCCGTGGCGATCGTCGTCGTCATCCTGCTCAACGCGGCGCTCGCGTTCGTGCAGGAATGCCAGGCCGAGCGTGCGGTGGAGGCACTGGCTGCCTATCTGCCGGTGCTGACGACCGCCGTCCGCGACGGCGACGTACGTGGCGTCGAGGCGCGCTCGCTGGTCCCGGGCGACCTGGTTGTCATTGCTGAAGGCAACCGAGTCTCGGCCGACGTCCGGCTGGTCACGGGTGCGGTCGAGATCGACAACTCGACGCTGACCGGTGAATCGGTGCCGGTGGTCCGGTCCGCCGACCTCGTCGATGCTTCGGGCAACTTGCTGGACGCCGGCGACCTGGTCTTCAGCGGTACGAACTGCACCGCGGGCGAGGCCCGTGGTGTCGTGTTCGCGACCGGCATGCACGCCGAGCTCGGCCGGATCGCGGCCACGTCGCAGCGGGTGACCCGCGAGGACAGCCCGCTGGAGCAGCAGGTCAAGCGGGTCGCGTGGCTGATCGCGGCGGTCGCGGTCGGCGCCGGCCTGCTGTTCCTCCTGCTCGGTACGACGGTCGCCGGGCTCTCGTTGCCGGACGCGCTGAACTTCGCGATCGGTCTGCTGGTCGCGAATGTCCCCGAGGGGTTGCTGCCGACCATCACGTTGGCGCTCGCGGTCGGCGTACGTATCCTGGCCCGGGCCGGTGCCGTGGTGAAACGGCTGTCGGCGGTGGAGACGCTCGGATCGACCACGGTCATCGTTCGCATTTCACTGCCGCCAACGTCTTCGGCGGCGTGA
- a CDS encoding IPT/TIG domain-containing protein: MTQQWRSASRRWLRLTVGLALIAAMMSAGQVARNAAPAAAAGPGSLTLHVASARSVNTGPGFVHENDPVTQYKWLINVDDTGDPGTRANQLTDRCLPATAPGGSADPNYADTCPWPSTRPTSGFAPIVAQGTEADLNDGTALDNLPPGKYLISVTADGFKIDGQHFTISSGQTTHTVVRMNPTPLPLTTLRLQVFNDNLPVDGTYEADAEQGLAGFTASLTDVLGLVSTDYYGNALCTVYKHANANGTGPIVFDANNRPVIDTARSTGVCVSDATGAIVIPNLGPNRYAATVTPPAAQAGWVQTTTLEGGHDHDIWQQEGETGFDTEQVRGAELVSAVQFGFVRTKALTPPAGPAPTGEVKGVVIAGLPYIGGQNGQVVPETGFAGAKSDGPIPYPWVALSDLDAGDAAVYVGRGAADGSFDITNVPDGTYQLTLWDDDQDYILWSFNVEVHNGDVVDVGNKMLVGWFTHVNGSVFIDANGNGKRDTGERAVPSFTLTVRERDNSLMDQYTNTAVTDSAGNYDIRETYPLGKWLVLEGFNTRYKTTGITYQAANETKPTTQLGSLVDINFLPIIGLRGRIDWGVQPYDPGTNGGIVGTVTYDTTRNELDPAMAATEPYQPGIPGIPVRLYLPKACTDTTPTELCRQDYETEPKQISDDNGGMVDNPKYGAFVKGPEVQDAYTSEEWAPPRGCTARTYNGQPLTDQQALPAFGTAENRLCVEAPMMGVTVGASDSAGGSQTVNGNYGFTTSKINLYPPTDTVHNPDGLAMYAPLPAGQEQDLPSRDYIVSVDIPKDPVDGKPMYKVTREEDVNVFDGDTYLPQENYPPATPAQADDPAGPPDATPTPPAEPPSQQAGIISPCGGPLHTVDVTNPAFNAGGGSPFQGYERPLCGDKLVGLRANQATAPNFNLFTDVPIPTHFWGLTLNDLGLTLDKRSVNYGEAQGLPFVPVGLYDWSGRLVDTVHTDFNGLYEALEPSTGTYNCPLPAGPCPNMYRFVGNDPGQPGALNPDYNSRFRTIATNFQAWPGLYTVTDEAPTQVAATVLAPDTTTVNPTVCDLGSNVPQLLAVDRPYIRRSDANRSVTVTGFGFGAAGSPDRVTLDGTAMTVTSWSDKKITFTVPVGFATGSAVLEITGHSGKKSVNGLTLQVLGLNVPLLAGMSAANPLIAEVGPTKTYKTVQAALEAATPTRLRPYWLVVVWPNAQTGANPRGDYNENVIVHHQVRIQGAGPGGFDSAGTWVPGSILDGSGFNLDNPNGLAWVNRLSTLQYSGDPAVPDSAVVTVLDDPARSGFVPTSWPVTLDGLSITGGAQADIPGNVNVLTGAVTTPYGAAGALVTQGGGVYVHANVRGLQVTDNVIHGNGGSYGGGIRIGTPYVGDNRNYDPVIARNQIRDNGGTNLAGGIGLFTGSDGYRIENNALCGNFSAEYGGAMTAFGYMANPGGSTGGRITNNRIWFNASYDEGGGVMVAGELPATPTALSPGSGPVTIDANVIQANLANDDGGGIRLLQVSGSHISRSDPQTIAITNNTIADNISAHEGGGVALDDAVFVNLVNNTVTKNLTTASAVTSNGQPAPAGLSTAANSDPLQARLRSTSVFPGSATLAATTYSKPTLLNDVFWDNRAGTFVGGYVYGIGGQLPDGTANSVNNWDMGAADVPDALLTPTHSVLQDTTGTAPDPTNSAADPRFVSPYEVSVNILAVRSYPAFREAVVVAQLLPPDLMGDFHLATGSPASSARGLGAANTVVRWGTGTTGFNYTVAAPTPDIDGQPRPTGTGVNRRYDAGSDQMTP, from the coding sequence GTGACACAGCAGTGGAGATCCGCGTCGCGGCGATGGCTGCGGCTGACAGTGGGGCTGGCCCTGATCGCGGCGATGATGTCCGCGGGACAGGTGGCCCGGAACGCGGCGCCGGCGGCGGCCGCCGGGCCGGGGAGCCTGACCCTGCACGTGGCCAGCGCCCGGTCGGTGAACACCGGGCCGGGGTTCGTGCACGAGAACGATCCGGTCACGCAGTACAAGTGGCTGATCAACGTCGACGACACCGGTGACCCGGGGACCCGGGCGAACCAGTTGACCGACCGGTGCCTGCCGGCGACCGCTCCGGGCGGTTCGGCGGACCCGAACTACGCCGACACCTGTCCGTGGCCGTCCACCCGGCCGACCTCGGGCTTCGCGCCGATCGTTGCCCAGGGCACCGAGGCGGACCTGAACGACGGTACGGCGCTGGACAACCTGCCGCCCGGGAAGTACCTGATCTCGGTCACCGCGGACGGGTTCAAGATCGACGGGCAGCACTTCACGATCAGCTCCGGGCAGACCACCCACACGGTCGTCCGGATGAACCCGACACCGTTGCCGCTGACCACACTGCGGCTGCAGGTGTTCAACGACAACCTTCCGGTCGACGGCACCTACGAGGCCGACGCGGAGCAGGGACTGGCCGGGTTCACCGCCAGCCTCACCGATGTCCTCGGACTGGTCAGCACCGACTACTACGGCAATGCGCTGTGCACCGTGTACAAGCACGCGAACGCCAACGGAACCGGCCCGATCGTGTTCGACGCGAACAACCGGCCCGTCATCGACACCGCCCGCTCGACCGGCGTGTGCGTGAGCGACGCGACGGGTGCGATCGTCATTCCGAACCTCGGCCCGAACCGGTACGCGGCCACCGTGACCCCGCCGGCGGCCCAGGCCGGATGGGTCCAGACCACCACGCTCGAAGGCGGTCACGACCACGACATCTGGCAGCAGGAGGGCGAGACCGGCTTCGACACCGAGCAGGTCCGGGGCGCGGAGCTCGTGTCCGCGGTGCAGTTCGGCTTCGTCCGGACCAAGGCGCTGACCCCGCCGGCGGGCCCGGCGCCGACCGGTGAGGTGAAGGGCGTCGTCATCGCAGGCCTGCCGTACATCGGGGGGCAGAACGGGCAGGTCGTCCCGGAGACCGGCTTCGCCGGCGCGAAGTCCGACGGACCGATCCCGTACCCCTGGGTGGCGCTGTCGGACCTGGACGCCGGGGACGCGGCCGTCTACGTCGGGCGCGGTGCGGCCGACGGCAGCTTCGACATCACCAACGTGCCGGACGGCACCTACCAGCTCACGCTGTGGGACGACGACCAGGACTACATCCTGTGGAGCTTCAACGTCGAGGTGCACAACGGCGATGTCGTTGACGTCGGCAACAAGATGCTCGTCGGCTGGTTCACCCACGTGAACGGCAGCGTCTTCATCGACGCCAACGGCAACGGCAAGCGCGACACCGGCGAGCGTGCGGTGCCGAGCTTCACCCTGACCGTCCGGGAGCGGGACAACTCGCTGATGGACCAGTACACCAACACGGCGGTGACCGACTCGGCCGGCAACTACGACATCCGCGAGACGTACCCGCTCGGCAAGTGGCTGGTCCTGGAGGGATTCAACACCCGGTACAAGACCACCGGCATCACGTACCAGGCCGCCAACGAGACGAAGCCGACCACCCAGCTCGGCAGTCTGGTCGACATCAACTTCCTGCCGATCATCGGCCTTCGTGGGCGGATCGACTGGGGCGTCCAGCCGTACGACCCCGGCACCAACGGCGGAATCGTCGGCACGGTCACCTACGACACCACGCGGAACGAACTCGACCCGGCCATGGCGGCCACCGAGCCGTACCAGCCGGGGATCCCCGGCATCCCGGTACGTCTCTACCTGCCGAAGGCCTGCACCGACACGACTCCGACGGAGCTGTGCCGCCAGGACTACGAGACCGAGCCGAAGCAGATCTCCGACGACAACGGCGGGATGGTGGACAACCCGAAGTACGGCGCGTTCGTCAAGGGGCCGGAGGTCCAGGACGCCTACACGTCCGAGGAATGGGCGCCGCCGCGCGGATGTACGGCGCGGACCTACAACGGTCAGCCGCTGACGGACCAGCAGGCGCTGCCCGCCTTCGGGACGGCCGAGAACCGGCTGTGCGTCGAGGCCCCGATGATGGGGGTCACCGTGGGGGCCAGCGACAGCGCCGGCGGCAGCCAGACCGTCAACGGCAACTACGGTTTCACCACGTCGAAGATCAACCTCTATCCGCCGACCGACACCGTGCACAACCCGGACGGACTCGCGATGTACGCGCCGCTGCCGGCCGGCCAGGAGCAGGATCTGCCGTCCCGCGACTACATCGTCTCGGTCGACATCCCGAAGGACCCGGTCGACGGCAAGCCGATGTACAAGGTGACCCGGGAAGAGGACGTGAACGTCTTCGACGGTGACACCTACCTGCCGCAGGAGAACTACCCGCCGGCCACCCCGGCGCAGGCCGACGACCCGGCCGGGCCGCCGGACGCGACGCCGACGCCGCCCGCGGAACCGCCGTCGCAGCAGGCCGGCATCATCTCGCCGTGTGGCGGTCCGCTGCACACGGTCGACGTCACCAACCCTGCCTTCAACGCCGGTGGCGGCAGTCCGTTCCAGGGGTACGAGCGGCCGCTGTGCGGTGACAAGCTGGTCGGGCTGCGCGCGAACCAGGCGACAGCGCCGAACTTCAACCTGTTCACCGACGTCCCGATCCCGACGCACTTCTGGGGCCTGACGCTGAACGACCTCGGCCTGACGCTCGACAAGCGCAGCGTGAACTACGGCGAGGCGCAGGGCCTGCCGTTCGTCCCGGTCGGCCTGTACGACTGGTCCGGCCGTCTGGTCGACACCGTGCACACCGACTTCAACGGCCTGTACGAGGCCCTGGAGCCGTCCACGGGCACCTACAACTGCCCGCTGCCGGCCGGGCCGTGCCCGAACATGTATCGCTTCGTCGGCAACGATCCCGGTCAACCGGGGGCACTGAATCCGGACTACAACTCCCGGTTCCGGACGATCGCGACGAACTTCCAGGCGTGGCCGGGGCTCTACACGGTCACGGACGAGGCGCCCACCCAGGTTGCCGCGACCGTCCTGGCGCCGGACACGACGACGGTGAATCCGACCGTCTGCGACCTCGGATCGAACGTTCCGCAACTGCTCGCGGTCGACCGGCCCTACATCCGCCGCAGTGATGCCAACCGGTCGGTCACGGTGACCGGCTTCGGCTTCGGGGCGGCCGGCAGTCCGGACCGGGTGACGCTCGACGGTACGGCGATGACCGTGACCAGCTGGAGCGACAAGAAGATCACGTTCACCGTGCCGGTGGGCTTCGCGACCGGTTCGGCCGTTCTCGAGATCACCGGGCACAGCGGCAAGAAGAGCGTCAACGGGCTCACACTGCAGGTGCTGGGACTGAACGTGCCGCTGCTGGCCGGGATGTCAGCGGCCAATCCGCTGATCGCCGAGGTCGGTCCGACGAAGACGTACAAGACCGTCCAGGCAGCCCTCGAGGCAGCGACCCCGACCCGGCTGCGGCCGTACTGGCTGGTGGTGGTCTGGCCGAACGCGCAGACCGGCGCCAACCCACGCGGTGACTACAACGAGAACGTCATCGTGCACCACCAGGTCCGCATCCAGGGCGCCGGTCCGGGCGGCTTCGACTCGGCGGGCACCTGGGTACCGGGCTCGATCCTCGACGGTTCGGGCTTCAACCTGGACAACCCGAACGGGCTCGCCTGGGTCAACCGGCTGAGCACGCTGCAGTACTCCGGGGATCCGGCGGTGCCCGACTCGGCCGTGGTGACCGTGCTGGACGACCCGGCCCGGTCAGGGTTCGTGCCGACCAGTTGGCCGGTCACGCTGGACGGGCTCAGTATCACCGGGGGCGCCCAGGCCGACATCCCCGGCAACGTCAACGTGCTGACAGGCGCCGTGACGACGCCGTACGGCGCGGCCGGAGCGCTCGTCACCCAAGGCGGTGGCGTCTACGTGCACGCCAACGTCCGTGGTCTGCAGGTGACCGACAACGTGATCCACGGCAACGGTGGTTCGTACGGCGGCGGCATCCGGATCGGTACGCCGTACGTCGGTGACAACCGCAACTACGACCCGGTGATCGCGCGCAACCAGATCCGCGACAACGGCGGTACGAACCTGGCCGGAGGCATCGGGCTGTTCACCGGCAGCGACGGCTACCGGATCGAGAACAACGCGCTGTGCGGGAACTTCTCCGCGGAGTACGGCGGCGCGATGACGGCCTTCGGTTACATGGCCAACCCCGGTGGCAGCACCGGCGGGCGGATCACGAACAACCGGATCTGGTTCAACGCCTCGTACGACGAGGGCGGCGGCGTGATGGTCGCCGGCGAGCTGCCGGCCACGCCCACCGCACTCTCGCCCGGCTCGGGTCCGGTGACGATCGACGCCAACGTGATCCAGGCGAACCTGGCCAACGACGACGGCGGCGGCATCCGGCTGCTGCAGGTCAGCGGATCGCACATCTCCCGGTCCGATCCGCAGACCATCGCGATCACGAACAACACGATCGCGGACAACATCTCGGCGCACGAGGGCGGCGGTGTGGCCCTGGACGACGCGGTGTTCGTCAACCTCGTCAACAACACGGTGACGAAGAACCTGACCACCGCCTCGGCGGTGACCAGCAACGGCCAGCCGGCCCCGGCCGGTCTGTCCACGGCCGCGAACAGCGACCCGTTGCAGGCGCGGCTGCGCAGTACCTCGGTGTTCCCGGGCTCGGCGACGCTCGCGGCGACGACGTACAGCAAGCCGACCTTGCTGAACGACGTGTTCTGGGACAACCGGGCCGGCACGTTCGTCGGCGGGTACGTCTACGGGATCGGCGGACAGCTGCCCGACGGTACGGCGAACTCGGTGAACAACTGGGACATGGGCGCGGCCGACGTACCGGACGCCCTGCTGACACCGACGCACTCGGTGCTGCAGGACACCACCGGGACCGCACCGGATCCGACGAACTCGGCGGCCGATCCGCGGTTCGTGTCGCCGTACGAGGTGTCGGTGAACATCCTGGCGGTGCGGTCGTACCCGGCCTTCCGAGAGGCGGTCGTGGTGGCGCAACTGCTGCCGCCGGACCTGATGGGCGACTTCCACCTGGCCACCGGATCGCCGGCCTCTTCGGCCCGCGGCCTGGGCGCGGCGAACACCGTCGTCCGCTGGGGCACCGGCACGACCGGGTTCAACTACACCGTGGCGGCGCCGACTCCGGACATCGACGGCCAGCCGCGGCCCACCGGCACCGGGGTCAACCGCCGGTACGACGCCGGATCCGACCAGATGACGCCGTGA